The genomic window ACAACTGAAAATAGTTATGTTGTTACTGTTAAGTCTTAACTACCGTTCTTCTTTCAATACTTGCCAAGTCCAGCATTTGGGGTCTTCGCTCCATGTGATGGATCTGTTTTAAGGCTGTAACCGAAGGATCACAGCAGCTGTACAACCGTGAAGTGTAATACCATCATCCCCTGTGCATTATTCTCTTCTCCTTCCGCCGTGCCATATATCTACCAGGAGGAGAAGTCTTCCTCTCCGTTTCGTGTCCGTCCATGAATCCGGTCCTGACTAGAACCTGACTTTCCTTGTCCCTCTGAATAAATACTCAATGGTCCTTCCTTGGAGGACGATCGTCAAGGCCTGTGCGAGATCCAGATCCACCATGTCGCTCAAAGGCTATGACGAGGCCTCACTACGTCCGCCGGCGGCAGATGATGATGCGGCGGCGAGCGACTCTGACTGGGACTGGGGGGAGGTCCTCCTGGACAGGGCCGCCTACATGGCCGACAAGGAGAACCACACCACCGCCGACTGCCAGTTCACCCGGGACCTGGACGGCAAGCAGATCAATCTGCGGGTCACCCTTTGCCTCGCCCAGCCGCCCCGCGTCTCCCACTTCTGCTGCCTCGCCCACTGCCCCGCCGATCAcggcaaagaggaagaagaagaagacaccccCCGCTTGTTCGTCGGCGAGCCATGGATGATCGCCACGGACGGCGAGCTCGCCCTCTTCACTCTCTGCCACGGAGACGACCGTTGCTCCCGCATCCGCATAGGCAACCACGACTACTTCGTCTACTACTCGGCACCCTCGCCGTCGGGGAAGCCGCGGCTCACCCGGCTCCCGCAGCTCAGCGACGGCATGCTGCCAACCATGGGAACTCTCTGCTTCTGCGCCAGTGATATTGGCATCATGCGTTACTGCCGCAGCAACAACGAGGATGATGCTGATGCCTACAGGATCGCGACGCTCGCCTACGACTACTTCTGCCCGGACCATTCCGGATACTACCTGTGCACCTACGACTCCGAGGCCAGTTTCTGGAGCCGCAGGCCGGCTGCTtctccgcagccgccgccgccggacgactACAGCTGCGACATGGTCATCGCCATTGATGGTGTCATGGGTTGGGTCGACCTGTGGAGGGGCATGCTCCTCTGCGACGTGCTCGCCGACGACACCCCCTGCACCCCGCTTTGCTATCTCCCCCTTCCCAAGCCAAGACAGCCGCGGAACCATCTCCCTCTGGGCACCGACATGGCGTACCATTTCCGGGACATCGTCTCAGTGAAAGACTCCGGCATCATCAGGTTCGTCGACCTTCAGGTCCACGCCGAGCCCGGCCGGCGCTCGCAAACCCCTAGTGGCTGGACGGTGGTCACATGGACCTTGGAGGGGCTCGATGGGGGCCTGGGATTGGATGACCTGCGTTTCAAGGAGGAGTACCAGCTCAGCTCTCGTGAAATCTCCAACTATCGCTTGCCCCAGTCTCTCTTTGTTTGCAAGCCCATCCTCAGCTCCCACGAAGACGGCGTCCTGTACCTCCTGACCAATGCCAGCAGCCAGGACGTCGAAGGTGATTGCTGTTGACATCAAGAAGAATGAGCTGCTGAGGGTGGCGGATTTCGACATGCAGAGACCCAACGTCTACATGCGCACCACCATCTCCAGCCATCTCAAGCCCCCCTACCATTGCCTCCCAGGTGATGATAATAAAACTGTTGCAGGCTTGAATTCTCCCTGACCTTATTGCTGACATGATCCAATCAACAAACATGATCCATTGCCTTTCCCATGCTTGTTAACCTAGTTGTGGTGATTTCTAAGCTTTGTGCCTTCTCTAAGTTGTCCTCTGTAGCAACTCGTATTCAGATAAATAAATGTTCGAGTAATTTTTGGTAAGCTTGACATATGTTACAGAAAAACAAATATTAGTGTAGCATTGAATACATGATACTCCCCTCCGTTCTTTTTTATAAGACGTTTCAGACAGCGACGTTGAACTGTTTTGGGCGCTGTCTGAAATATTTACAACGTCTTATGAAAGTGAACATTGGAAGTAGTATTATTTTAGTCAGATAGCTAGTACTCAGAGGTTTATAGTAACCAAGGAAAGTGATATAAGAATCTTTCTAGTGCAACTTTTTCTTCAAGACATAACATTCATTTAGAACTTTTGATATTTTGTAACAGTGAAAATATTATTCCCATGCATCAAACTGATCTTATCATAGTCAACAAACAACAGCAAATGATGGTTGGTAACAAAACAAAACCATATCCTTCATTCTTTTGGGATGATCTTGATGCCCTTGATGAGGAGCCCCCTCTTCCACTGCCCACCATCATACTCAAACATGGAGATCTCTGCCTCTCCATTCTGCCCCTTGTGCGGCTTAACCTCCCCAACCTTGACCTGCAGCCACTTCCCCCTGGGCTTCTCCTCCAGGTTCTCCTTGTGCTGCTGGATCGTACCGTCGGGGAACTTGAGCCGGAGGTTCACCGGCGTCGACCATCCGTAGGCTGGGTCATTGAGCTTCACCTCGAAGAAGACCTCGTAGGTGACTCCTGGTGTGAGAAGGGACAGCTCCAGCTTCCCTTGGACCTCCAGCCAGCAGACGTTCTGCAGCGCCACCGTCTCGATTCCGGCTTCGGCCTCGCTGATTTGAACATTTCAGGTTCAGAACATCAGGTTAAGTATGTATATATACACATTTTttagggataagtatatttttcatcCCTCAACTCTTTCGGAAGTATAGAAATGGTCCCTCAACTCAAAAACCAACAAACTTTAGTCCCCCAACTTTCAAAACCGGATAAATTTAGTCCCTCATACCGCTTTTGGATTTTTTTTTGCTGACGTGGAGTGGTTTTTGATTGAAACTGAATGGGACCAACCTGTCAGTGACCGAAACTGGAACTAAGAAAAAAATAGAATGGCACGCAAAAGAACTCTTCTGGTGCGGTGTGACTCGAATCGAACCGATGATCTACGACAGCGAATATACAGATTTACTTTATATATTATTTATGGAAACGCACCCGGCATGATAACAGCTATATTTTTATATATTGTTATAATCTAACACCGAATCTCCTGCTGGGTACGCAGATGAGTTAGCTATATGAGTCCTGAAAAGAATTACTAACATATATGTAGAGAACTGAAactgcaaaaaaaagaaaaatcgcTTTTAAATGAATTAATATCAACATTATTGTGAACATGTTTACCAAATACCATGTTGGTGTAGTGGTTAGCTAGTGCATTATCTTGCTTATGGTCTCAGGTTCGAAACTTGTGTATGCAATTTATTTTTATAATAAGCTATTATTCTTTCTTCTtgacactgacaagtgggccctgcACATTTGCACGCTGACGTGGCAGCCTAGCCTGTATGATGTATCTTGTTTTAGTCAAAACCACTTCATGTCAGAAAAAATCACGTGA from Triticum aestivum cultivar Chinese Spring chromosome 3B, IWGSC CS RefSeq v2.1, whole genome shotgun sequence includes these protein-coding regions:
- the LOC123069135 gene encoding protein PHLOEM PROTEIN 2-LIKE A1; this translates as MGAAPSRQEASTASSPTGDGRVMPAALSASTTSDTANQAQSKRAPAPHMLREIVAGENVADVAALEDQVSTGIFLAGKTKKYWVDERTRHNCFMLFPRGLHITWSEDPKYWTWHPLKEGSEAEAGIETVALQNVCWLEVQGKLELSLLTPGVTYEVFFEVKLNDPAYGWSTPVNLRLKFPDGTIQQHKENLEEKPRGKWLQVKVGEVKPHKGQNGEAEISMFEYDGGQWKRGLLIKGIKIIPKE